The Corticium candelabrum chromosome 18, ooCorCand1.1, whole genome shotgun sequence genome includes a region encoding these proteins:
- the LOC134193892 gene encoding uncharacterized protein LOC134193892: MYRLTKSGYVKTLTHGTDSDHASKVLDLACSSTHFVFATSSMGGSVKIWDEENTLLRELVLGSPIKSVGFCNMKGDLLVGCGKHISAIPVQRYLPTSYLKPLLKSNVKDDSSERTLRFDSDVKFWYDPGRVPAMSLASNRRNSCPPPLPNFKERMMSVQLPLIPSMEVEKESIGERGSTSTSQALRTAIGSDSRRTVSSILPPVRRVSMFSRIPHTDDSLICIGASVRTNRETAKQDGRSTERPFMCATGSYLPNSVVRRSLTRDRRSFEGNIDDIQSVLVRKRESLTTTDRAVTDKMALALGGKKSEEIESITHSLSIVQSTGWLPALSDETSVVRQTSESNSRKRSVDVSNSQKSAVADSSVVDSLKPTYSYYEGDQSDIEETEDESRVLVHRKKLKRTSRERPERQLFFIKTNRGESETEEENGVRLLRDEHLKHEKRQRNESRNRLKDDVENNWQRKHFEEERRKRSADEHSDNTKDDRRRRSDDRSGAEPKGQRKRGIREKQIERNDGTTELYHLDDTTTHKRGTKYGEATI; the protein is encoded by the exons ATGTATCGATTGACAAAGTCTGGTTATGTCAAGACTCTTACACACGGCACAGATTCCGATCACGCCAGTAAAGTGTTGGACTTGGCGTGCTCGTCGACTCATTTTGTCTTTGCGACGTCCAGTATGGGAGGCAGCGTCAAGATTTGGGACGAGGAGAACACGCTGCTTCGTGAACTCGTACTCGGCTCGCCCATAAAATCGGTCGGATTCTGCAACATGAAAGGAGACTTGTTGGTCGGTTGCGGTAAACATATCAG TGCTATTCCAGTTCAACGTTATCTTCCCACTTCGTACCTGAAGCCTCTACTGAAGAGCAACGTCAAGGACGATTCATCAGAAAGAACTCTTCGGTTTGACTCAGACGTGAAGTTTTGGTATGATCCTGGCCGCGTGCCTGCCATGTCTCTTGCTTCAAACCGTCGCAATTCTTGTCCTCCTCCTCTCCCGAATTTTAAAGAAAGAATGATGTCTGTACAGCTACCACTCATACCGTCGATGGAAGTAGAAAAGGAATCAATCGGAGAACGCGGGTCGACATCGACGTCACAAGCATTGCGCACAGCCATCGGGTCGGACTCCAGACGAACCGTTTCTTCTATTCTCCCTCCCGTACGGCGTGTATCGATGTTTAGTCGTATTCCTCACACGGATGATTCTCTTATTTGTATCGGAGCTTCTGTTCGTACGAATAGAGAGACAGCAAAACAAGACGGTCGCTCGACTGAGCGACCGTTCATGTGCGCGACCGGCAGCTACTTGCCTAATTCTGTCGTACGCAGATCACTAACTAGAGACCGTCGTAGTTTTGAAGGCAACATTGATGATATTCAGTCCGTTCTGGTGAGAAAAAGGGAATCTTTGACAACAACGGACCGAGCAGTTACGGACAAAATGGCGCTAGCATTAGGAGGCAAGAAGAGTGAGGAAATCGAGAGTATTACTCATTCTCTTTCAATAGTACAGTCGACGGGATGGTTACCTGCATTGTCGGACGAGACGAGTGTGGTGAGACAGACTTCCGAGTCAAACAGTCGGAAACGTTCGGTTGATGTAAGCAATTCACAGAAATCTGCTGTAGCCGACTCGTCAGTCGTAGATTCACTAAAGCCAACATATTCGTATTATGAAGGAGATCAGAGCGATATAGAGGAAACAGAAGATGAAAGTAGAGTTTTGGTTCACAGAAAGAAATTGAAGAGAACGAGTCGAGAAAGACCAGAAAGACAACTATTCTTTATCAAGACCAACCGAGGAG AGTCGGAAACGGAAGAAGAAAATGGTGTCCGATTACTACGTGACGAGCATCTAAA GCACGAGAAGAGGCAAAGAAATGAATCGCGGAACAGACTCAAAGACGACGTAGAAAACAATTGGCAAAGAAAACACTTCGAAGAGGAAAGAAGAAAGCGAAGTGCAGACGAACATTCCGACAACACAAAAGACGACAGAAGAAGACGGAGTGACGACAGATCGGGAGCCGAACCGAAAGGGCAAAGAAAGAGAGGAAtaagagagaaacagatagaaagaaaCGACGGCACCACAGAGTTATACCATCTAGACGACACGACGACACACAAACGAGGGACAAAGTATGGAGAGGCAACGATCTAA
- the LOC134193768 gene encoding uncharacterized protein LOC134193768, with protein MVKEWRTARKEIEDVIRHNERTSITVTDGIQIQHKLKNQHPIRSFAFSPSMSKGQDNDLCITHYGIMGNNYFGVWKVGSSVKYCRLSTRYNISRMIGIKRLKRRIFVGYCSDLQLRVFDTRLEELSAREVLSSVLCFAYCHHTDELLTGGIGCINVWSFGEQTRKPLACTRSLRHSMGSNECIIHLLVDEWCKRLLATHQDGVHVISLQSGQEEGIVPNRHSNSLTCSAIANHLGFLLTASSDGSINIWSGTSTVFTFIHTLSGHQGCVTSLLCHPVESVVISSSLDGNICVWRLDTMEEDRYNIGVEIEEIKLAGGDRLYCNLKDYIYVLQLTLLQTVFSFVHSPVLTIERVSSSLALPARLLVRTDDESVRLVSPRNGSVLTTVYPVINTHGKEIMQVTYARRENRMFALLATNQVMVLNCKTNPSTTEEMWSTSIEDDVPLCMALLNTLENDDNTNSRAPTTCLLFAGHRTGNISLLYGQGVSLCENEKAHQSQVVRLEASSRMTPGDNQYGHLLSIGGDQTLKVWRLKVQERSKSSCVLELVCIATLSIPSLPRFCVMTRNMVAVVQQDNCVFMYRVSESSSVEALTHSRDCEHVSEVMDLACCATHLIFATSSCGGSVKIWDEENVLIRDVKLGTTLRTMAFCNMRGDLLIGHGKHISIIPAHRYLPAPYLKRLLKMNVVDDPLEKSLPFDANVEFWYDPRRIPSLSLGDNRRRSFSPLSPTDGTTTSLFLPPITLREDEKQGNTSESQTTNIKDDDHRLPKVSTTLPVVRRKTIFDASHHENSSIFYQPRAIRPPEGLKSRSRDKPFWCAPGVYLPNSVVRSLRKSVDVAPPRFIPPIVLDRLATRIIIRQTEDDEKKICDRKQTPEENLADQTVSNSSALIIEVNKASPEKRELPTLPSISGLMETLDKISRASSEATRTASPIQNEPIKQTQTDAIASTEKILTPISIPTSPAPAREEIPTETKEDEIEVSTREDIVDQEKVVEAVETDKVVVNEKVRAKEKRVVKTRKKRVVVAKPARKLQATTRVVRPKTKPTERVVRTKTPRTFYLQESVYVFTDIMLMLPHTHTHTLTTDVAIVTATIPHGISRVTVNYTVKEKSEESERDDESLPKAKRIVRRLEHSNPRKRIQAIKSIEADARTGQKKPPKELFLAVLAKTQDSDENVRLQSLETVATLSLLKEGRNVDELTKTIKQNLDRHGLASTLEGSGSCSGGYQSGAGKKRQTPEDPEQSNESEQPKPASPATRLDMMREAISSGQESEDKVAALLNRIQGLDEQVGLKSLQEQPSNVFVVTGTDTSSETEEILGASVTSLESSTNEDVSQVPEHQQQQNNGSLAERRQTLENITNVTQPDYSSDVAQSLSSSRKTPLTGRNSVEGNVDAKEGESQERSHSVSFLIDELVDSIRESNQQPTDTAANKVQRSEDLLVTVLARIELLEGTADLNDVNETTFLERERIDVDELREKLGSYTTLSTLISHITEMTSRLDSVLYSVTKKKSIIEGLVKTMTALLDGTRKTPDQSRSTSRTRRRSIIALLIEQLRNGDAATKRTAISGLENLALSGVEDDDLCIALLAATQDSDEGVRLRSLQAVASLYLVGEGRHIAKLQRKLNDATEKLRSSSTLADSEMKLLEPDSPQCEPADSTSELEKSTSEIRSPPCLVVTPPETSGRQSQQLPSVSFSRVENKTEEWLRDVTPQEKKPSYTKRLRPKVNRQRLLNVIAAREQKERPMTARRDLNSSGSRELKSASPKWHDAGRRLAYGLSQSVRGERVLHSLTFASSQQNADSLDGNGVESLPSMLTVHTTRKRNGVSRYGLLCMEWASASSNLSSGLQHHMREDLPSHGREGRVDNTGNDKKSAIGKTPRRNYPIFHDLPALLLSHHHLLDNMEKSRKRKAAIGQ; from the exons ATGGTGAAAGAATGGAGAACGGCTCGGAAGGAAATCGAAGATGTCATAAGACACAACGAACGAACGAGCATTACTGTGACCGACGGTATCCAG ATTCAACACAAACTGAAAAATCAACATCCGATTCGTTCGTTTGCCTTTTCTCCATCTATGAGCAAAG GACAGGATAACGATCTGTGCATAACACACTACGGAATCATGGGAAACAACTACTTCGGGGTGTGGAAAGTTGGCTCAAGCGTCAAGTACTGCAG ACTGTCGACACGCTACAACATATCCCGTATGATAGGCATCAAACGTCTGAAACGACGC ATATTTGTTGGCTATTGTAGTGATCTTCAGCTGCGAGTTTTCGATACTCGTTTGGAAGAGTTGTCCGCACGTGAAGTTCTCAGCTCTGTGCTGTG TTTTGCGTACTGCCACCACACGGATGAGTTACTAACAGGCGGAATTGGATGCATAAATGTGTGGAGTTTTGGAGAACAG ACGAGAAAGCCTCTTGCGTGCACTAGATCATTACGACATTCCATGGGCAGTAACGAG TGTATCATCCATTTGTTAGTTGATGAGTGGTGTAAAAGATTGCTAGCGACACACCAAGATGGCGTCCACGTTATTAGTCTACAG AGTGGACAGGAAGAGGGTATCGTTCCTAACAGACACAGCAACTCGTTGACGTG cTCTGCCATTGCTAATCATCTCGGATTTCTTCTTACTGCATCTAGTGATGGATCCATAAAT ATCTGGTCTGGAACGTCAACCGTCTTTACTTTCATACACACTTTGTCAGGTCACCAAGGCTGTGTAACAA GTCTGCTGTGTCATCCTGTTGAGTCAGTTGTAATTTCTTCGTCACTCGATGGCAACATATGCGTGTGGAGACTCGACACAATGGAGGAG GATCGATACAATATCGGAGTTGAAATTGAAGAGATAAAGTTAGCAGGAGGTGATCGTCTCTACTGCAATCTCAAGGATTATATATACGTCTTACAGTTAACTCTG CTGCAGACTGTTTTTTCCTTCGTTCATTCTCCGGTTTTGACAATTGAAAGAGTGTCGTCGTCTCTGGCTCTACCAGCTCGACTGTTAGTGAGAACGGACGACGAAAGTGTGCGGTTGGTCTCTCCACGCAACGGCTCCGTCCTTACAACAGTCTATCCAGTCATTAATACACAC GGTAAAGAGATAATGCAAGTTACCTATGCGAGGAGAGAAAACAGGATGTTTGCTCTTTTGGCTACAAATCAAG TCATGGTATTGAATTGTAAGACCAATCCGAGCACAACCGAAGAAATGTGGAGTACGTCGATCGAAGACGACGTTCCTCTCTGCATGGCACTTCTAAACACA CTAGAAAACGACGACAACACCAACAGTCGAGCACCAACCACTTGTTTACTGTTTGCCGGCCATAGAACGggaaac ATATCATTGTTATATGGTCAAGGAGTGTCTCTCTGCGAAAACGAAAAG GCTCATCAGAGCCAAGTGGTGAGGTTGGAAGCGTCGAGTAGAATGACACCAGGGGATAATCAGTATGGCCATTTGCTGTCAATTGGTGGAGATCAG ACACTAAAAGTGTGGAGACTGAAAGTACAAGAAAGATCAAAATCAAGTTGTGTGTTAGAACTCGTCTGCATTGCAACT CTGTCTATTCCCTCGTTGCCACGATTTTGTGTGATGACAAGAAACATGGTGGCTGTCGTACAACAAGACAA ttgtgTTTTTATGTATCGCGTGTCTGAGTCCAGTAGTGTCGAAGCTCTCACGCACAGTCGGGACTGTGAGCATGTGAGTGAAGTTATGGATCTGGCTTGTTGTGCGACTCACTTGATATTTGCGACGTCGAGTTGTGGAGGCAGCGTTAAGATCTGGGATGAGGAGAACGTGCTCATTCGTGACGTCAAGCTCGGTACGACTCTGAGAACTATGGCATTTTGTAACATGCGTGGAGACTTGCTGATTGGACACGGAAAACATATTAG CATAATCCCAGCTCACCGTTATCTCCCTGCTCCGTATCTAAAACGTCTACTGAAGATGAACGTCGTCGACGATCCATTAGAAAAGAGTCTTCCATTCGACGCAAACGTCGAGTTCTGGTATGATCCACGCCGCATCCCTTCTCTCTCCTTGGGCGACAACCGTCGTCGTTCCTTCTCTCCTCTATCCCCAACAGACGGAACCACAACTTCACTATTCCTACCTCCCATAACATTACGTGAAGATGAGAAACAAGGCAACACGTCAGAGtcgcaaacaacaaacatcaagGACGATGACCACCGATTGCCAAAAGTGTCCACAACTTTGCCAGTCGTGCGACGTAAAACGATTTTCGATGCGTCACATCATGAGAATTCCTCCATCTTCTATCAACCGCGTGCAATCAGACCGCCTGAAGGCTTGAAGAGTCGTTCGAGGGATAAACCATTTTGGTGTGCTCCCGGTGTCTACCTGCCGAATTCCGTCGTCCGCAGTCTGCGCAAATCCGTCGACGTCGCTCCACCACGCTTCATCCCTCCGATCGTACTCGACCGTTTGGCCACCCGGATAATTATAAGACAAACGGAAGATGATGAGAAGAAGATATGCGACCGGAAACAAACTCCTGAAGAAAATTTGGCGGATCAGACTGTCAGTAATTCTTCTGCGTTGATAATCGAGGTGAACAAGGCGAGTCCCGAGAAACGAGAGCTACCTACACTGCCAAGCATATCAGGTCTGATGGAAACGTTGGATAAGATATCAAGAGCAAGCAGTGAGGCTACAAGAACGGCAAGCCCCATACAAAACGAGCcgatcaaacaaacacaaacggacGCCATCGCATCGACCGAGAAGATACTCACTCCAATTTCAATTCCAACATCACCGGCTCCTGCTCGGGAGGAAATACCAACAGAAACAAAAGAGGATGAAATCGAGGTATCCACTAGGGAAGATATAGTTGATCAGGAGAAGGTTGTGGAAGCTGTAGAGACGGATAAGGTGGTGGTAAACGAGAAAGTGAGAGCGAAAGAGAAGCGTGTTGTCAAGACGAGGAAGAAGAGAGTCGTTGTGGCGAAACCAGCGAGAAAGCTGCAGGCAACTACGCGTGTTGTAAGGCCAAAAACAAAGCCAACTGAAAGAGTCGTGAGAACAAAGACTCCGCGTACGTTTTACTTGCAAGAGTCTGTATACGTATTTACAGATATCATGCTGATgcttccacacacacacacacacacgc TAACTACGGACGTTGCAATTGTAACTGCAACGATTCCTCATGGTATCTCAAGAGTGACAGTAAACTACACTGTCAA AGAGAAATCGGAGGAGAGTGAGAGAGATGATGAGAGTCTGCCCAAGGCGAAACGTATCGTGAGGCGCTTAGAACACTCTAATCCTAGGAAGAGGATACAAGCTATTAAGTCTATAGAAGCCGATGCACGTACAG GACAAAAGAAGCCGCCTAAGGAACTGTTTCTTGCTGTTCTCGCCAAAACCCAAGACTCCGAC GAAAACGTGCGACTGCAAAGTCTTGAAACTGTTGCAACGTTGTCTTTGTTGAAGGAAGG GCGGAACGTCGATGAACTGACgaagacaatcaaacaaaatttGGACAGACACGGCCTCGCCTCTACACTCGAA GGTAGCGGATCATGTTCGGGCGGATATCAATCTGGAGCTGGCAAGAAAAG GCAAACTCCTGAGGACCCGGAGCAATCAAACGAAAGCGAGCAGCCAAAACCCGCTAGTCCTGCTACAAGACTAGACATGATGAGAGAGGCAATCAGTTCAG GTCAGGAAAGTGAAGACAAAGTTGCTGCTCTTCTTAATAGAATCCAAGGTCTAGAT GAACAAGTTGGACTAAAAAGTCTTCAAGAACAACCCAGCAACGTCTTTGTCGTCACAGGAAC AGATACTTCGAGTGAGACCGAGGAAATCTTGGGTGCTTCGGTCACTTCGTTGGAGAGCAGTACAAACGAGGACGTTAGTCAAGTTCCCGAAcaccagcaacaacagaacaacGGCAGTCTTGCAGAAAGACGACAGACACTTGAAAATATTACAAATGTGACTCAACCAG ATTACAGCAGTGATGTCGCTCAAAGTTTATCATCAAGCCGTAAAACTCCGCTCACTGGCAG AAATTCTGTAGAAGGTAATGTTGATGCTAAAGAAGGTGAATCACAAGAGCGGAGTCACAGTGTTTCCTTTCTAATCGACGAACTGGTGGATTCCATTCGCGAGAGTAACCAACAACCTACAGATACAGCAGCAAACAAAGTCCAAAGGAGTGAAGACTTACTGGTCACTGTTCTCGCCAGGATTGAACTACTAGAA GGAACAGCAGACCTCAATGATGTGAATGAAACTACGTTTTTAGAAAGAGAAAG AATTGACGTTGACGAATTACGAGAAAAGCTGGGTAGCTACACTACACTGTCGACTCTCATTTCTCATATTACGGAAATGACTTCTCGATTGGATAGTGTGTTGTATTCCGTTACAAAGAAAAAGTCGATTATTGAAGGTCTTGTGAAGACAATGACGGCTCTGTTGGACGGCACAAG AAAGACCCCCGATCAAAGTCGATCGACTTCTAGAACTCGTAGGAGATCGATCATTGCTTTATTGATTGAGCAATTACGTAATGGCGATGCGGCCACTAAACGAACAGCCATCTCAGGACTGGAAAATCTCGCTCTTTCAG GTGTAGAAGATGACGACCTCTGTATTGCTCTTCTTGCTGCGACGCAGGATTCAGAT GAAGGTGTTCGACTAAGGAGTCTGCAAGCCGTTGCAAGCTTGTACCTCGTTGGAGAAGG CCGCCATATTGCCAAGCTGCAAAGGAAACTCAACGACGCAACCGAGAAGCTGCGCTCTTCTAGCACACTCGCTGATTCCGAAATGAAGCTACTAGAACCAGACAGTCCTCAATGTGAACCTGCCGACTCAACATCTGAACTAGAAAAATCAACATCCGAAATTCGGTCTCCGCCTTGTCTGGTTGTCACACCACCGGAGACCTCTGGTCGTCAATCACAACAACTACCCAGCGTTTCTTTCTCAAGAGTAGAAAACAA AACGGAAGAATGGTTGCGTGACGTCACTCCCCAGGAGAAGAAACCGTCGTATACCAAGAGGCTCAGACCAAAGGTTAATCGACAGAGATTGCTAAATGTTATTGCCGCTCGAGAGCAAAAGGAACGTCCAATGACTGCAAGACGTGACCTGAACTCCTCTGGATCAAGAGAGTTGAAGTCTGCGTCTCCTAAATGGCATGATGCAGGGAGACGGCTCGCATATGGTCTGAGTCAGAGTGTGAGAGGAGAGAGGGTGTTACACTCTCTGACATTTGCTTCTTCTCAACAG AATGCTGACTCTCTCGACGGGAATGGTGTGGAATCTCTTCCTTCCATGTTGACTGTACACACAACTCGCAA ACGAAACGGTGTGAGTCGCTATGGACTGCTTTGCATGGAATGGGCGTCAGCGTCCTCTAACCTGTCATCAGGGCTGCAACACCACATGCGTGAGGATCTTCCATCCCATGGGAGAGAAGGACGCGTGGACAACACCGGCAATGACAAGAAATCGGCTATTGGAAAGACTCCACGAAGGAATTATCCAATTTTTCACGATCTCCCTGCCTTGCTTCTGTCCCACCACCATCTCTTGGACAACATGGAGAAATCAAGAAAACGCAAGGCAGCGATAGGTCAATAG
- the LOC134194175 gene encoding E3 ubiquitin-protein ligase NRDP1-like, with protein MGYDLQRFQGDVDEELICPICGGVLERPQQASRCEHAFCEDCITEWLKRQPSCPVDRGTITQQELVPAPRILRNLLGRLTISCDNAESGCDAVVRLDALESHLYECKHNPKRPVKCEKGCGLPVALDELSNHNCVYELRTKVEEMEKELREQQVKMAEQQQEMKLLKEVVRNIRAIQLGNSAEPEEEDAASQISRWVTSLPTARVSRWGGMISTPDAVLQAVIKRALIESDCPLWLVNELMENAHERKWPPGLSSLETRQINRRRYEQFNAKRIPGKQAVVVMHSENAHMGDSMILYPGLVMIFAHGID; from the exons ATGGGCTACGACCTACAGCGATTTCAGGGAGACGTCGACGAAGAGCTCATTTGTCCGATATGCGGCGGAGTGCTCGAGAGGCCCCAACAGGCGTCACGTTGCGAACACGCATTCTGTGAGGACTGCATAACAGAGTGGCTGAAAAGGCAGCCGTCTTGTCCGGTCGACAGGGGCACGATAACGCAGCAGGAGCTCGTCCCGGCTCCTCGGATACTTCGTAACTTGTTGGGAAGACTGACAATCAGCTGTGACAATGCAGAGTCGGGGTGTGATGCTGTTGTGAGGTTGGACGCCTTGGAGAGTCATTTGTATGAGTGCAAGCACAATCCTAAGAGACCTGTTAAGTGCGAGAAGGGATGCGGATTGCCTGTGGCGTTGGATGAG TTATCCAACCACAACTGTGTTTACGAATTGAGGACTAAAGTAGAGGAGATGGAGAAGGAATTGCGTGAGCAACAGGTGAAGATGGCCGAACAGCAGCAAGAGATGAAACTTCTCAAGGAAGTCGTACGCAACATCCGAGCCATTCAGCTAGGCAACTCTGCCGAACCAGAAGAAGAGGACGCAGCCAGTCAAATCTCGCGCTGGGTGACGTCCCTTCCAACTGCTAGAGTTAGCAGATGGGGAGGAATGATATCAACTCCTGACGCCGTTCTGCAGGCCGTCATCAAACGAGCTCTCATTGAAAGTGACTGTCCGTTGTGGCTTGTTAACGAACTAATGGAGAATGCACACGAAAGGAAGTGGCCTCCAGGACTGAGTTCACTAGAAACGAGGCAGATCAATCGGAGACGATACGAACAGTTTAATGCCAAACGAATACCCGGGAAACAAGCAGTGGTAGTAATGCATTCAGAGAACGCCCACATGGGTGACAGCATGATTTTATATCCGGGACTTGTCATGATTTTTGCTCATGGCATCGATTGA
- the LOC134193829 gene encoding uncharacterized UDP-glucose epimerase YtcB-like, which produces MPRLTTRAVIGIGSFVGFLIVVWLANTSTDPSHPHKTNSKPSTSLRCHRWARSLKTGLTPYISNDKTVIITGAAGFIGSHITRYCVNRLRMTVIAVDDLSSGYEANIPVSSKVTFVRGDLKNATFVWSLFRGRKIDYVYHLAGYPSRRLSHFVRSYIYRNNLLASVNLINAAVKAGVKCFVFTSSVAVYGSSELVVSESSIPHPQDSYGIAKLSTELELRATKRVHDLEYVILRLHNVFGPNQNVVDPYRNVISIFMGQIMRDTPITVLGDGTQKMSFTYIDDIVSLVARCPLYPAARSHTFNLGSDNVIDINHVVEVVKSVMKRPNHPVKHVPAQNEGKLAGIDHSKANCFFKQTPRMEFEVGVSSMADWFRAVGAERLKRSRLAALKVETKKNIVSLWLNEDVSEVDEVDHLARLVA; this is translated from the coding sequence ATGCCTCGTCTAACAACCAGAGCTGTGATCGGCATAGGATCATTTGTCGGCTTCCTAATTGTTGTCTGGTTAGCAAACACTTCCACAGACCCTTCACAcccacacaaaacaaactccAAACCATCCACCTCTCTCCGATGTCACCGGTGGGCAAGATCATTAAAAACTGGTCTGACACCATACATTAGCAACGACAAAACGGTGATCATAACAGGTGCAGCTGGCTTCATCGGATCCCACATCACAAGATATTGTGTCAACAGGTTGAGGATGACTGTCATTGCAGTGGACGATTTATCAAGTGGATACGAGGCAAATATCCCAGTTTCGAGTAAAGTCACATTCGTTAGGGGAGACTTGAAGAACGCGACATTCGTCTGGAGTCTTTTCCGAGGACGAAAGATCGATTACGTGTATCACCTGGCTGGTTACCCATCACGACGATTATCTCACTTTGTACGATCGTACATTTATAGGAACAATCTTCTTGCCTCGGTGAATTTGATTAATGCGGCCGTGAAGGCTGGAGTAAAGTGTTTTGTGTTTACATCTTCGGTTGCTGTCTATGGATCGAGTGAGCTTGTTGTGAGTGAATCGTCGATTCCGCACCCTCAGGATTCGTATGGGATCGCCAAGCTCTCAACGGAACTCGAACTACGAGCCACGAAACGAGTGCACGACTTGGAGTACGTCATACTGAGACTACACAATGTGTTCGGGCCGAACCAGAACGTCGTCGACCCGTATCGTAACGTCATCAGCATCTTCATGGGTCAAATCATGAGGGACACGCCGATAACCGTACTCGGTGATGGAACACAGAAAATGAGTTTTACATACATTGATGATATTGTTTCACTCGTTGCTCGTTGTCCTCTCTATCCGGCAGCACGAAGCCACACCTTCAATCTCGGATCTGATaatgttattgatatcaatcatgtaGTGGAGGTTGTGAAGAGTGTCATGAAGAGACCGAATCATCCAGTGAAGCACGTGCCTGCACAAAACGAAGGAAAACTTGCCGGCATTGACCATTCGAAAGCAAACTGTTTCTTTAAGCAGACGCCTCGTATGGAATTTGAGGTCGGGGTTAGCAGCATGGCTGATTGGTTTCGAGCCGTCGGAGCAGAGAGACTGAAGAGAAGTCGACTGGCCGCGTTGAAGGTGGAGACGAAGAAGAACATTGTGTCATTGTGGTTAAACGAAGACGTTTCAGAAGTCGATGAAGTCGATCATCTGGCTCGTCTAGTTGCCTAA